A part of Jiangella alba genomic DNA contains:
- a CDS encoding alpha/beta fold hydrolase, with protein MGPPGRRARGTAPGGALRLAWHGESSPAAGEFSHHADLLALLDALGIERAALVGCSMGGAYSVDVALAAPERVTALVLIASGLSGHEWPAEMGALARERILAAVPADRLARYREHTAGDVDPADVAAMAEAQLRLTAVGPGREPSDLDPDAWEQMVRMCRLVFEREWTGPAHTELPADPPAKPRLADVVQPALVVNGRADLPYIQEVSGLLADGIPGARRVDLDDTGHLPPVERPAEVTTLLTQFLAAPAG; from the coding sequence GTGGGACCACCAGGTCGCCGCGCTCGCGGAACGGCACCGGGTGGTGCGCTACGACTGGCGTGGCACGGCGAGTCCAGCCCTGCCGCCGGGGAGTTCTCGCACCACGCCGACCTGCTGGCGTTGCTGGACGCGCTCGGCATCGAGCGGGCGGCGCTGGTCGGCTGCTCGATGGGCGGCGCGTACTCCGTCGACGTCGCGCTGGCGGCGCCGGAGCGGGTGACGGCCCTGGTGCTGATCGCGTCCGGGCTGTCCGGGCACGAGTGGCCGGCCGAGATGGGCGCGCTGGCCCGCGAACGGATCCTCGCCGCGGTTCCGGCCGACCGGCTGGCGCGCTACCGCGAGCACACCGCCGGCGACGTCGACCCGGCCGACGTCGCCGCGATGGCCGAGGCGCAGCTGCGGCTGACCGCCGTCGGGCCGGGGCGGGAGCCGTCCGACCTGGACCCGGACGCGTGGGAGCAGATGGTGCGCATGTGCCGGCTGGTGTTCGAGCGCGAGTGGACCGGCCCGGCGCACACCGAGCTGCCCGCCGACCCGCCGGCGAAACCGCGGCTGGCCGACGTCGTGCAGCCGGCGTTGGTGGTCAACGGCCGCGCCGACCTGCCGTACATCCAGGAGGTGTCCGGTCTCCTGGCGGACGGGATCCCGGGCGCCCGGCGGGTCGACCTCGACGACACCGGCCACCTGCCGCCGGTGGAGCGCCCGGCCGAGGTGACGACGTTGCTGACGCAGTTCCTGGCCGCACCGGCTGGGTAG
- a CDS encoding GNAT family N-acetyltransferase, which translates to MPELQRLRADHAPAVLAFELANRAYFADFVSDRGDAYFEHFTERFDALLAEQEAGVCAFHVLVASDGSVLGRFNLLDIEDGTAILGYRVAQHVAGRGVATATVRDLCRLAASRHGVHTVRAAVAETNVASRKVLAKAGFVLAGPADSDEVGGQPGSWFELTIR; encoded by the coding sequence GTGCCCGAGCTGCAGCGGCTGCGCGCTGACCACGCCCCGGCGGTCCTGGCCTTCGAGCTGGCCAACCGCGCCTACTTCGCCGACTTCGTCTCCGACCGCGGCGACGCGTACTTCGAGCACTTCACCGAGCGGTTCGACGCTCTGCTGGCCGAGCAGGAGGCCGGCGTCTGCGCCTTCCACGTGCTCGTCGCTTCGGACGGCTCGGTGCTCGGGCGGTTCAACCTGCTCGACATCGAGGACGGCACCGCGATCCTAGGCTACCGGGTCGCGCAGCACGTCGCGGGCCGTGGCGTGGCGACCGCGACCGTCCGCGACCTGTGCCGCCTGGCGGCGTCGCGGCACGGGGTGCACACCGTGCGGGCGGCCGTCGCCGAGACGAACGTCGCGTCGCGGAAGGTGCTGGCCAAGGCCGGGTTCGTCCTGGCCGGACCGGCCGACTCGGACGAGGTCGGCGGCCAGCCGGGCAGCTGGTTCGAGCTCACGATCCGCTAG
- a CDS encoding ABC transporter ATP-binding protein, giving the protein MIRLDRVSKRYPDGTVAVQELTLEVGRGELVVLVGPSGCGKTTTMKMVNRLVEPTGGRIVVDGVDVTDADPVALRRGIGYVIQNVGLFPHRTIEENIAVVPELVGWPRKRRHERARELMELVGLDPAVHGKRYPHELSGGQRQRVGVARALAVDPPVLLMDEPFSAVDPVVRSQLQDEFLRLQDDVRKTILFVTHDIEEAVRLGDRIAVFKQGGRLEQFDTPAAILGAPATDFVADFVGADRGLKRLSVTAITSADLEHPPVVKADDDLAAAGAALGDERWAVVLDGDGGLAGWVGHDMLTGAGKVRDHARRMEAWVELDDSLKVAFAEMLQWNAGWIAVLDDDDRYVGVLTPATLHAALRRSVEAEAKDVARAEVVLETVQNA; this is encoded by the coding sequence ATGATTCGTCTCGACCGCGTCTCCAAGAGGTACCCCGACGGCACGGTCGCGGTGCAGGAGCTCACCCTCGAGGTGGGCCGCGGCGAGCTGGTCGTGCTGGTCGGGCCGTCCGGCTGTGGCAAGACCACGACCATGAAGATGGTGAACCGGCTGGTCGAGCCGACCGGCGGGCGCATCGTGGTCGACGGCGTCGACGTCACCGACGCCGACCCGGTGGCGCTGCGCCGCGGCATCGGCTATGTCATCCAGAACGTCGGGCTGTTCCCGCACCGCACCATCGAAGAGAACATCGCCGTCGTGCCCGAGCTGGTCGGCTGGCCGCGCAAGCGCCGCCACGAGCGGGCCCGCGAGCTGATGGAGCTGGTCGGCCTCGACCCCGCGGTGCACGGCAAGCGGTACCCGCACGAGCTCTCCGGCGGCCAGCGGCAGCGGGTCGGCGTGGCCCGCGCGCTCGCCGTCGACCCGCCCGTCCTGCTCATGGACGAGCCGTTCAGCGCCGTCGACCCGGTGGTGCGGTCACAGCTGCAGGACGAGTTCCTGCGGCTGCAGGACGACGTCCGCAAGACCATCCTGTTCGTCACGCACGACATCGAGGAGGCGGTCCGGCTGGGCGACCGCATCGCGGTGTTCAAGCAGGGCGGCCGGCTGGAGCAGTTCGACACCCCGGCGGCCATCCTCGGCGCGCCGGCCACCGACTTCGTCGCCGACTTCGTGGGCGCCGACCGCGGCCTCAAGCGGCTCTCCGTCACGGCCATCACGTCGGCCGACCTCGAGCACCCGCCCGTCGTGAAGGCCGACGACGACCTCGCCGCGGCCGGCGCCGCCCTCGGCGACGAGCGCTGGGCCGTCGTCCTCGACGGTGACGGCGGGCTGGCCGGCTGGGTGGGCCACGACATGCTGACCGGCGCCGGGAAGGTCCGCGACCACGCGCGGCGCATGGAGGCGTGGGTCGAGCTGGACGATTCCCTCAAGGTGGCGTTCGCGGAGATGCTGCAGTGGAACGCCGGCTGGATCGCCGTGCTGGACGACGACGACCGCTACGTCGGCGTGCTGACGCCGGCGACGCTGCACGCGGCGCTACGGCGCTCCGTCGAGGCCGAGGCGAAGGACGTCGCCCGGGCCGAGGTGGTGCTGGAGACGGTGCAGAACGCCTGA
- a CDS encoding PH domain-containing protein, whose translation MDQEELFAPPGEAWQQVSRKLVDLRRLVLLITVTLVAGGAGVVLGLIFGPAGVLPVVAAALIALVWGLWLIPRNWRAWGYAERLDDLLVTHGVMYRRLTVVPYGRMQFVDVASGPLERRYGLATVQLHTASPATDAKIPGLPAAEAARLRDRLSALGEAQAAGL comes from the coding sequence GTGGACCAGGAGGAGCTCTTCGCGCCGCCCGGCGAGGCCTGGCAGCAGGTGTCGCGCAAGCTCGTCGACCTGCGCCGGCTGGTGCTGCTGATCACGGTGACGCTGGTCGCCGGCGGCGCCGGGGTCGTGCTGGGGCTGATCTTCGGGCCGGCCGGCGTGCTGCCGGTCGTCGCCGCGGCGCTCATCGCGCTGGTGTGGGGGCTGTGGCTGATCCCGCGCAACTGGCGCGCCTGGGGCTACGCCGAGCGGCTGGACGACCTGCTGGTCACCCACGGCGTCATGTACCGCCGGCTGACGGTGGTGCCGTACGGCCGCATGCAGTTCGTCGACGTCGCGTCGGGGCCGCTGGAGCGGCGCTACGGCCTGGCCACCGTCCAGTTACACACCGCCTCGCCGGCCACCGACGCGAAGATCCCCGGCCTGCCGGCCGCCGAGGCCGCACGGCTGCGTGACCGGCTGTCGGCGCTCGGTGAGGCCCAGGCGGCTGGTCTGTGA
- a CDS encoding DUF1684 domain-containing protein, producing the protein MLYSAVRDTSEADPAGAHEQWAAGRDDLVRTHPASPVPPEARAGFAGLRHAPYDPALRFVLPVDPNVEPRRLEVPTATDGVVPFVLAGRLHLPLGDLDVWWLDSYGGGVFVPVKDASAGRATYGGGRYLLDTVKGADLGGSVHDALVVDLNFAYNPSCAYDPAWTCPLAPPGNTLGVDVAAGEYVPPTGSGD; encoded by the coding sequence GTGCTCTACTCCGCCGTCCGGGACACGAGCGAGGCAGATCCGGCCGGCGCCCACGAGCAGTGGGCGGCCGGCCGCGACGACCTGGTGCGCACGCATCCCGCGTCGCCGGTCCCGCCCGAGGCGCGGGCCGGCTTCGCGGGGCTGCGGCACGCGCCGTACGACCCCGCCCTGCGGTTCGTGCTGCCGGTCGACCCCAACGTCGAGCCACGGCGGCTCGAGGTGCCCACGGCCACCGACGGCGTCGTGCCGTTCGTGCTGGCCGGACGGCTGCACCTGCCGCTCGGCGATCTCGACGTGTGGTGGCTCGACTCCTACGGCGGCGGCGTGTTCGTGCCGGTCAAGGACGCGTCGGCCGGCCGGGCCACGTACGGCGGCGGGCGCTACCTGCTCGACACCGTCAAGGGCGCCGACCTCGGCGGCTCGGTGCACGACGCGCTGGTCGTCGACCTCAACTTCGCCTACAACCCGTCCTGCGCCTACGACCCCGCGTGGACGTGCCCGCTGGCGCCGCCCGGCAACACCCTCGGCGTCGACGTCGCGGCGGGCGAGTACGTGCCGCCCACGGGGTCCGGGGACTGA
- a CDS encoding ABC transporter permease yields MALSGPVHTATLTDNCLVRNDWVCGEYVRTRWDEIMEALGQHVTITVVSVVIGFALALVLAVIARRVGWLRGAILGTSTALYTIPSLAMFSLLVPLTKLTATTVVIGLVLYSLTILVRGILTGLDAVPGDVREAAVGMGYDGFRLLRKVELPMAMPAVFAALRVATVSTIALTTIGMIVGHGGLGNLIARGQRSNFHAEVLTASVLCVVLALVADVLLLGLQRWLTPWRRGVRA; encoded by the coding sequence ATGGCGCTCTCCGGGCCCGTTCATACCGCAACCCTGACCGACAACTGCCTCGTGCGCAACGACTGGGTGTGTGGCGAGTACGTCCGTACCCGCTGGGACGAGATCATGGAGGCGCTCGGCCAGCACGTCACCATCACGGTGGTGTCCGTCGTCATCGGCTTCGCCCTCGCGCTCGTGCTGGCGGTCATCGCCCGGCGGGTCGGCTGGCTGCGCGGCGCGATCCTGGGCACGTCGACGGCCCTGTACACCATCCCGTCGCTGGCGATGTTCTCGCTGCTGGTACCGCTCACCAAGCTCACCGCGACGACGGTGGTGATCGGGCTGGTGCTGTACTCGCTGACCATCCTGGTCCGCGGCATCCTCACCGGCCTGGACGCGGTTCCGGGCGACGTCCGCGAGGCGGCGGTCGGCATGGGTTACGACGGCTTCCGGCTGCTCCGCAAGGTGGAGCTGCCGATGGCCATGCCGGCGGTGTTCGCCGCGCTCCGGGTCGCGACGGTGTCCACCATCGCGCTCACGACCATCGGCATGATCGTCGGCCACGGCGGCCTCGGCAACCTGATCGCCCGCGGCCAGCGCAGCAACTTCCACGCCGAGGTGCTGACGGCGTCGGTGCTCTGCGTCGTGCTCGCGCTGGTCGCCGACGTGCTCCTGCTCGGCCTGCAACGCTGGCTCACGCCGTGGCGACGGGGGGTGCGCGCATGA
- a CDS encoding PH domain-containing protein: MTTTPGSEADGSKAARVDPTPEHFRRLHPLTPLLRGWGFLALAIGIGGQDALRSGEMGRFGLTVLAFAVVGMIVGLLSWWFTRYGFDGDALRIDSGMLNRRSRRVRLDRLQAVDINRPLAGRLLGVSELRLEVAGGGKAEAPLQYLAVDDAVRLRAELLARAAGIDADTPEAPERVVHQVPLDRLVWSTVLSGAFVTGVVFIVGIGVAFLFFRDSQVTVGVLSSMLPGVIAIGAALWGQLGRNFAFVLAESPDGYRIRKGLLDTQHQTVPPGRVQGVAMRQPLLWRGKGWVRLDVDVAGYSGESSDDSQRTSTLLPVATYEEAAEVLRHVLPGTDPLSVPLTHAPRPARWLRPFGWKRLAYGVDEHVVVVREGVLYRNLTTVPHAKTQSVRIVQGPLQRRLGLASVHVDTTPGPVDAVIAHRRPAEARVIAEEQAERARLARKTDVPEQWMARYRQQSAPRPDGHADGDGPPAASSERDQE, translated from the coding sequence GTGACCACCACGCCGGGGAGCGAGGCAGACGGCAGCAAGGCCGCCCGGGTCGATCCGACGCCGGAGCACTTCCGCCGCCTGCACCCGCTGACCCCGCTGCTGCGCGGCTGGGGGTTCCTCGCCCTGGCCATCGGCATCGGCGGCCAGGACGCGCTGCGCTCCGGCGAGATGGGCCGGTTCGGCCTGACGGTGCTCGCGTTCGCCGTCGTCGGGATGATCGTCGGGCTGCTGTCGTGGTGGTTCACCCGGTACGGCTTCGACGGCGACGCGCTGCGCATCGACTCCGGCATGCTGAACCGCCGGTCCCGGCGGGTCCGGCTGGACCGCCTGCAGGCCGTCGACATCAACCGTCCGCTGGCCGGCCGGTTGCTCGGCGTCTCGGAGCTGCGGCTGGAGGTGGCCGGTGGCGGCAAGGCCGAGGCGCCGCTGCAGTACCTCGCCGTCGACGACGCGGTGCGGCTGCGGGCCGAACTGCTGGCGCGGGCGGCCGGCATCGACGCCGACACGCCGGAGGCGCCGGAGCGGGTCGTGCACCAGGTGCCGCTGGACCGGCTGGTGTGGTCGACGGTGCTGTCCGGCGCGTTCGTCACCGGCGTGGTGTTCATCGTCGGCATCGGCGTCGCGTTCCTGTTCTTCCGCGACAGCCAGGTCACCGTCGGCGTGCTGTCGTCGATGCTGCCGGGCGTCATCGCCATCGGCGCCGCGCTGTGGGGGCAGCTGGGCCGCAACTTCGCGTTCGTCCTGGCCGAGTCGCCCGACGGCTACCGCATCCGCAAGGGCCTGCTCGACACCCAGCACCAGACGGTCCCGCCCGGCCGGGTGCAGGGAGTAGCCATGCGCCAGCCGTTGTTGTGGAGAGGGAAGGGCTGGGTGCGGCTGGACGTCGACGTCGCGGGGTACAGCGGCGAGTCGTCCGACGACAGCCAGCGCACGTCCACGCTGCTGCCGGTGGCGACGTACGAGGAGGCGGCCGAGGTGTTGCGGCACGTACTGCCGGGGACCGACCCGCTGTCGGTGCCGCTGACGCACGCCCCGCGACCGGCCCGCTGGCTGCGCCCCTTCGGCTGGAAGCGGCTGGCATACGGCGTCGACGAGCACGTGGTCGTGGTGCGCGAGGGTGTGCTCTACCGCAACCTCACCACCGTCCCGCACGCGAAGACGCAGAGCGTGCGCATCGTGCAGGGGCCGCTGCAACGCCGCCTCGGGCTGGCGTCGGTGCACGTCGACACCACCCCCGGACCGGTCGACGCCGTCATCGCGCACCGGCGGCCGGCCGAGGCCCGCGTCATCGCCGAGGAACAGGCCGAACGGGCCCGGCTGGCACGCAAGACCGATGTTCCAGAACAATGGATGGCGAGGTACCGGCAGCAGTCGGCACCCCGACCCGACGGCCACGCCGACGGTGACGGCCCTCCGGCCGCATCGAGCGAGCGAGACCAGGAGTGA
- a CDS encoding ABC transporter substrate-binding protein, producing the protein MTMRRRAAVLATAAGLALSLAACGGDDDDPFEDGDGGGSTATDGGGGGGDLTVGGANFTEMVIMQEMYAALLEDAGYTVDIQSVANREIYEPALESGEIDVVPEYLATFAEFLNGAVNGPDAPSTAPIATSDATETVDAARPLAEERGLTILDPAEAASQNAFAVSQEFADENNLTTLSDLAALGQPITLAAVEECPDRPFCEPGLESVYGLDIVDPPLATGFSTSETKTAVQRGDAQLGLVGTTDGTLDQFGLVVLEDDKGLQAADNLVPVVNTESAGDPAIADALNQLAAVLTTDDLATLNAQVDAERQQAPDVARAYLEDKGLL; encoded by the coding sequence ATGACCATGCGGAGACGAGCGGCCGTGCTGGCGACCGCGGCCGGCCTGGCGCTGTCGCTGGCGGCGTGCGGCGGCGACGATGACGATCCGTTCGAGGACGGCGACGGCGGCGGCTCCACCGCCACCGACGGCGGTGGTGGCGGCGGCGACTTGACCGTCGGCGGCGCCAACTTCACCGAGATGGTGATCATGCAGGAGATGTACGCGGCGCTGCTCGAGGACGCCGGGTACACCGTCGACATCCAGTCGGTGGCCAACCGCGAGATCTACGAGCCGGCGCTCGAGAGCGGCGAGATCGACGTCGTGCCCGAGTACCTGGCCACGTTCGCCGAGTTCCTCAACGGCGCCGTCAACGGCCCCGACGCGCCGTCGACCGCGCCCATCGCCACGTCCGACGCCACGGAGACGGTCGACGCGGCCCGGCCGCTGGCCGAGGAGCGCGGGCTGACCATCCTCGACCCGGCCGAGGCGGCCAGCCAGAACGCGTTCGCCGTCTCGCAGGAGTTCGCCGACGAGAACAACCTCACCACGCTCTCCGACCTCGCCGCGCTGGGCCAGCCCATCACGCTGGCCGCGGTCGAGGAGTGCCCCGACCGGCCGTTCTGCGAGCCGGGCCTGGAGTCGGTGTACGGGCTCGACATCGTCGACCCGCCGCTGGCCACCGGGTTCAGCACCAGCGAGACGAAGACGGCGGTGCAGCGCGGCGACGCGCAGCTGGGCCTGGTCGGCACCACCGACGGCACGCTCGACCAGTTCGGTCTCGTGGTGCTCGAGGACGACAAGGGGCTGCAGGCGGCCGACAACCTGGTGCCGGTGGTCAACACCGAGTCCGCGGGCGACCCCGCCATCGCCGACGCGCTCAACCAGCTGGCCGCGGTGCTCACCACCGACGACCTCGCCACGCTGAACGCGCAGGTCGACGCCGAGCGCCAGCAGGCTCCCGACGTCGCGCGGGCCTACCTCGAAGACAAGGGGCTGCTCTGA
- a CDS encoding DUF3180 domain-containing protein — MQRTKIGSLIWVAAVAVPAGWSIGRIVDAASGALPPIPWVLPLLLLFLAAGMFAGARAVRGWITERRFDQRIDALRVARSVALAKASAYFGALLTGVYTGLGLLALGLLDSPMGRNRAVLSAVVVAAAVVLTVAAVRLERAGEVPPPSDEENGAHPA; from the coding sequence GTGCAACGGACGAAGATCGGCTCGCTGATCTGGGTCGCCGCGGTGGCGGTCCCGGCCGGGTGGTCGATCGGCCGCATCGTCGACGCCGCGTCGGGTGCGCTCCCGCCGATCCCGTGGGTGCTGCCGCTGCTGCTGCTCTTCCTGGCCGCCGGCATGTTCGCCGGCGCCCGGGCGGTGCGCGGCTGGATCACCGAGCGGCGCTTCGACCAGCGCATCGACGCACTCCGGGTGGCCCGCTCCGTCGCCCTCGCCAAGGCGTCGGCGTACTTCGGCGCCCTGCTCACCGGCGTCTACACCGGACTCGGCCTGCTGGCGCTGGGCCTGCTCGACTCCCCGATGGGCCGCAACCGCGCCGTCCTCTCCGCCGTCGTCGTCGCGGCCGCGGTCGTGCTGACGGTGGCCGCCGTCCGGCTGGAACGCGCCGGCGAGGTCCCGCCGCCGTCCGACGAGGAGAACGGCGCCCACCCGGCCTAG
- a CDS encoding ABC transporter permease produces MNGLVDGINWLLDGDNWSGPTGVGTRLTEHLWITVLSMVIACAVALPIALWLGHLGRGGALAVNISNVGRAVPTFAILAILYMTPLGLSIWTTVIALVLFAIPPILTNAYVGMREVDRDAVEAARGMGMSGFQLLRRVELPLAVPLILGGIRLATVQVVATATLAAVISGPGLGRIITSGFNRQDVPELIGGAIMVGLLALAIEGVMALLQRAVDPMRRATRQGRSKRDRDRGMPLVTDEVVSGA; encoded by the coding sequence ATGAACGGGCTGGTCGACGGCATCAACTGGCTGCTCGACGGCGACAACTGGTCCGGTCCGACGGGCGTCGGCACCCGGTTGACCGAGCACCTGTGGATCACGGTGCTGTCGATGGTCATCGCCTGCGCCGTCGCGCTGCCGATCGCGCTCTGGCTGGGACACCTCGGACGAGGTGGCGCGCTCGCCGTCAACATCAGCAACGTCGGCCGGGCGGTGCCGACGTTCGCGATCCTGGCGATCCTGTACATGACCCCGCTCGGGCTGTCGATCTGGACGACCGTCATCGCGCTGGTGCTCTTCGCGATCCCGCCCATCCTCACCAACGCCTACGTCGGCATGCGCGAGGTCGACCGCGACGCCGTCGAGGCGGCTCGCGGCATGGGGATGAGCGGCTTCCAGCTGTTGCGCCGCGTCGAACTGCCGCTGGCGGTGCCGCTCATCCTGGGCGGCATCCGGCTGGCGACGGTGCAGGTGGTGGCCACGGCGACGCTGGCCGCCGTCATCTCCGGGCCGGGCCTGGGCCGCATCATCACCAGTGGCTTCAACCGGCAGGACGTGCCCGAGCTGATCGGCGGCGCGATCATGGTCGGCCTGCTGGCGCTGGCGATCGAAGGGGTCATGGCGCTGCTGCAGCGGGCGGTCGACCCGATGCGACGGGCCACGCGGCAAGGACGGTCGAAACGCGATCGTGACCGGGGAATGCCGCTCGTCACGGACGAGGTTGTCAGTGGCGCGTAG
- the folK gene encoding 2-amino-4-hydroxy-6-hydroxymethyldihydropteridine diphosphokinase: MTNVPNPNVVDADTLTGDLRPLRRTAFALGSNLGDRLEFLQAAVDTLTDSSEIVPVAVSPVYESEPVDTPDGSPNFFNAVLVVDTTLSPRSLMERAQSTETAYGRTRDVPNGPRTLDIDVLAVGDVTSDDDDLHVPHPRLAERAFVLIPWADIDPDFSVPGLGRVVELSSAVDATGVRRLDEALEIPA, from the coding sequence GTGACCAATGTCCCCAACCCCAACGTGGTCGACGCCGACACGCTGACGGGTGATCTGCGCCCGCTGCGGCGCACGGCGTTCGCGCTGGGCAGCAACCTCGGCGACCGCCTCGAGTTCCTGCAGGCGGCCGTCGACACCCTCACCGACTCCTCCGAGATCGTGCCCGTCGCGGTCTCGCCGGTGTACGAGTCCGAGCCGGTCGACACCCCCGACGGCTCGCCGAACTTCTTCAACGCCGTCCTCGTCGTCGACACCACGCTGTCGCCGCGCTCGCTGATGGAACGGGCCCAGTCCACCGAGACCGCCTACGGCCGCACCCGCGACGTCCCGAACGGCCCGCGCACGCTCGACATCGACGTGCTCGCCGTCGGCGACGTCACCTCCGACGACGACGACCTGCACGTGCCGCACCCGCGGCTCGCCGAGCGGGCGTTCGTGCTCATCCCGTGGGCCGACATCGACCCCGACTTCTCGGTGCCCGGCCTCGGCCGCGTCGTGGAGCTGAGCTCGGCCGTCGACGCCACCGGCGTGCGCCGGCTGGACGAGGCGCTCGAGATCCCGGCCTGA
- the panD gene encoding aspartate 1-decarboxylase encodes MFRTMMKGKIHRATVTQADLHYVGSVTVDEDLLDAADLLPGEQVDIVDITNGARLTTYVIPGQRGSGVIGINGAAARLVQPGDLVILISYGLVDDAEARGFQPRVVHVDAANRVVATGADPAEPVPGAAAQVRGDTVAAG; translated from the coding sequence GTGTTCCGCACCATGATGAAGGGCAAGATCCACCGCGCCACCGTCACGCAGGCCGACCTGCACTACGTGGGATCGGTCACCGTCGACGAAGACCTCCTCGACGCCGCCGACCTCCTGCCCGGTGAGCAGGTCGACATCGTCGACATCACCAACGGCGCGCGCCTCACCACGTACGTCATCCCCGGCCAGCGGGGCTCCGGCGTCATCGGCATCAACGGCGCCGCCGCCCGGCTCGTGCAGCCCGGCGACCTCGTCATCCTGATCAGCTACGGATTGGTCGACGACGCCGAGGCGCGCGGGTTCCAGCCGCGGGTGGTGCACGTCGACGCCGCCAACCGCGTCGTCGCGACCGGCGCCGACCCCGCCGAACCGGTGCCCGGCGCGGCGGCCCAGGTGCGCGGCGACACCGTCGCGGCCGGCTGA
- the folB gene encoding dihydroneopterin aldolase, with protein sequence MPDRIELRGLTARGHHGWFPHERENGQLFRVDVALSVDTRAAAQSDDLTDTVDYGSLAERVVGLVSGEPVRLVETLAQRIADLCLDDPRVEAAEVTVHKPEAPVTVPFDDVTVTIRRART encoded by the coding sequence GTGCCTGACCGTATCGAGCTGCGCGGCCTGACCGCGCGTGGACATCACGGCTGGTTCCCCCACGAACGGGAGAACGGCCAGCTGTTCCGCGTCGACGTCGCTCTGAGCGTCGACACCCGTGCGGCGGCCCAGAGTGACGACCTGACCGACACCGTGGACTATGGCAGTCTTGCTGAACGGGTGGTCGGCCTCGTCTCGGGGGAGCCGGTCCGGCTGGTCGAGACCCTCGCCCAGCGCATCGCGGACCTCTGCCTGGACGATCCCAGGGTGGAGGCGGCGGAAGTGACCGTGCACAAGCCGGAGGCGCCAGTGACGGTGCCGTTCGACGACGTGACCGTGACGATTCGAAGGGCCCGAACGTGA